In the Castor canadensis chromosome 1, mCasCan1.hap1v2, whole genome shotgun sequence genome, GAAGTGTGATGATCCAATGAGGTAACAGAAGACTGAATTTAGAATAGTGCCTGATCCACAGTCACCTCAACACAAATGGAAACTGAAAATCACTAGAGTAGCAAGGAATTGGATCGACCATAGACTAATGTATATGCCAGCATTCCTTCCATAACCCTTCATTTCTTTAGATATTATATGAGGTACAGTTTCATTACATGAATAAGTGCTCCATGAATAGAAACTAATACTTTGACCAGAAACGAATGTTCAAGGTCATAAGAAGCAGACAAAGAGCTCACAGATATTCTGATTGTAAACCCACTCTAGTCCCATGATCCCCATGTTTGGGAGATaatatcaaaacaaaactttGCAAAATGAATGAAAGTTGCCAGGTGACCACTTATCTAGGTAAAAATTCAAGATGGAATCCCTCAGCTTAGAGGGTGTTGTTCATGAGTCCTGGGCAGAGGACTGCCTTCAGAGTCTCTTACCTCCTACCCTCTGAATGTCAagggtgctttttttcttcctctttctatttctccttgctttgctaaataaatctttcctggCCTTCGAccttgtaaatttctttttgtgaaatGCTTCAAAATTCTTGTCATTGTGGATTTCAGGAGACTGTTTTTCCCATGGGTAATTAGGGAGTTGAGACACCCCCTCTTTCACTGGGAATTCTTTTGTCCTCAAACCTTTCTCTGGTCACAATTCTACCATCATCTAGTGTTAGAGGAATTTGAGATAAACCAGTAGAAGGGTTGACATATTCCACACCGACTCTGGCAAGTATGGATATGAATTCTCAAGAAGGCATGAGCAGAGTGGTATGGAGGTGTTCACTGATACAGATCTGATGCAATGAAGGTGACATTCTATcctgaatggggaaaaaagaaggaaaacatctttGAAAGGTATTTCTTAATGCCATGGACAGGGACTGGACAACACATGGTTCGGGAAGGAGAGGCTAGAAGAAGGGAAAGACTCCTTAGACTAGGCCTCCATGGCGGGAGAGACTAATAAGGCACCCAGATTCATGGGAGGTGAAAAGTGCTAAGGACACAGATGACTGGACAATGAGGAGGCTAGATGCAGAGCCTAGAAACAGTGCATTATTTCCAGGGAATGCTGGCCAGCAAAAGCCAGGAGAGAAGGTCTAATATGGGAAAGACTGCAGTTGTCTGAAACCCTCTCTCATCTGTAAGATTCCATAATCTTCTGGAGTATGGCCACTGCTGAGGCCAATCCATGGTTACTCagggtactttttctttttgatattttccttcacttttgttgttgctgttcttgTTGAAAGTTTTCCTACCTAATTAGAAAGAGTTGGGGAACGTTTTCTCTTCAATTATATGCATGTTTGTATGAAATGTGAATGATTTGCCTTCTTGAGGAATTAAATTTGTATAATAGCCATCTACGCTTACTATTTTCTTTGTGGAAAAATTCAGTCTTAAAATAATTGGGGGATGATTCAGATTATTTCTTCTGAATCTctgtaaataatatttttctaaggacttgttcattttatttagtttaaattttatttctgaggTTGCCCATAGGATTTTCTTactgttctttccattttatagaatATATAATGTAGGCTGTGATGCCATATTTGTCCCATGTATGActgtacaattttaaaattagtgccttattttctttaaaaaaattaaaatgtttaccaGCCATCCCCTTGGTCCATGCTCCCAGTGAGACTGTCATATGCTTTTTCCAGATTACAATGACAAGTTGGATTCCACAagcatttattaatcattttatgtGTTCACTATCAAGCACTCTAGGGATACAGAATTCAGTAACTCATTACCAATTGGCCCTGTCCTCAGGGAtttacagtttttatttcctgaaatgCAAGTAAAGAGAAAACTCAATATTTTCTAGGCAGGCCAGCAGGTCTGAAGTGATTGGGGTCTTTGCCACTCCGGCCCCATTCATTGGCAAACTGGTCAGCCCTTGAGTCCTCTGCTCCATGGCCTGTGAGTCTCTGAATACCCTCTCTGGCATCACTGTAATCAGGACAGACAGAAAGGAGATTCATCACCAGTCTGATAAGCAACAGCCCCACTCTCTCAATCCCATTCCAAGGCATGTCTGTAAGAAGAGACCAGGAAGGCCAAGGAAGGAGGAGCTTGACATACTGGCCCTGCCCAGCCAAATCCCTGCTCAGCCCAGCTACTCCTCCCTCACTAAGCACAGGAGGGAGaatgggaaagaggaggagggctGCAGCCACCACAAGGAACCTCTGTGTAGAAGAGAACCTTCTCCTGACTGCCCAAGGCGGTCCAGCCCTGCTCATCCGGGCCTGGCTTCCCCAGGAGCCTGCCTTACCTGATGACTTTAGCAGCCCAGGCTCCCCCAGGTCCCCTCCGGGCAGCATCGTAGTTCCCCCGAGCATGGAAGTACTTGTCCGCTCCTTTCCAATTGGCCTCTCTCATGTCAGAGTAGGCTCGCCACATGTCTCCCGCCCCTGGAAGAGGAAGAGATGATGACATTGATCATGCCTGggcaagagagaggaagaaaaaagattccTCCAACCGAGTCCAAAGATTTCAGCCTTTGAAAAAGCCCTAGAAAGTGTGACTTGAAAGGAAGATTCCTTTACTTTTTACTTCCCTGGGTTACAGTAGCGGGAATGGCACTTGGTGCAAGTCTTATTCTGTTTAATCCATTCTTGGTTCTGTTGCTAGTTTGTTTTTAACTGTGTGTGAAGCATGTGAAGAAGATGTAGAATGGTCTTTTaggatatttcattgtataaaaatgaaaactctcTCTATAGAAAGCTCCAGGGACCTTCTGCCTAAGGCATGAGAATGGGATTCTTAGGGTAGGGTACAGAGAGCTCTCTCTCAACCTTCTCAAAATGGGAGAAATTAATGGGCAGAGTGAGAACAGCCATCTTCAGTCCTTCTGAATGTCCCGGGTATAATTGAACCTGGACAATTGTCAGAATCCCATCGGCAGGTGATAAAGTTGAGGTTTCTGAGAGATTTAAATAGACTTATGATCATGCAGAGAAACCGCAACTGAGCtaggcactggaggctcatgcctgtaatcctagctacttgagaggctgagaccaggaggatcatggattggGGCTAGCCCATGCAAATATTCATGAGAACCCATCTACAAATAAATCAGGGCAAAacggagtggaggtgtggctcaagtggtagaatgactgcTTTGCAATTACAAGCtatgagtacaaaccccagtcccaccaaaaaacaaaaacaaagaggcaCTGACCAACTAGGTTCAAAACTTCAGTGTTCTCTCCAATAAAATTGAGAGTGTTGAACACTTCAGGAGTCATGAGAAGAACTGAGGAAATACACATATGTTATCTAGAACATGCCGAGTGCTCAATATATTTTCACTCTCTGTGCCTTagcaagaatggaagaaaaaaaagaaaaaggataaaacaaAGATGAGCAGGGAGTTAGTGGCCTGAAGGAATCTGATCAAGTTAAAGTTAAATGGgaaagattctttaaaaaaaaatcaatctagaAGAGAGGGAAATCTAATGTAGTATTCTAATCATGGCTTATATAATTCCTCTTAGGAGATAACTTGTCTGTGGTGTGCAGAGagattgcttttattatttttttctacttattccctCCAAGTTACTAATTTAAATGGAATACTTGAATAAAGATTTGCTGAATGCATAGTTCCGAAAGCCTGGCACCTCTTATCATTTGTGAGCAGCAACCAGAGGTAGTGATTCTCAAACTCTACTGTGCATACAAAAACTGGGGCCATTGTGGTTCAGTGGCAGAGGAGTGGGATATGGACTTGGGCCTCAGCATTTCACAGAGTATACCTGATCCCTTGTGATGCTCATGCAAGTGCTTCTAGAACAAGCCTACATAAAACAATTAcctaaagaataagaaatattttttatctggGTATGTGAGAATGTAGCTAGGAGCAAAgcaattccttaaaaaaattactcAGAGACTATCTCAGAAAAATTGACACCTGAAATTTAAATACTGCAATTTGAGAACTGGGACATGGCCCAAATGGTGGAgcaactgtctagcaagcatgaggccctgagttcaaaaattcAGTAACACCAATACATGAATGAATACgtgcatacataaatacataagtaaatactG is a window encoding:
- the LOC141411016 gene encoding serum amyloid A-3 protein-like, encoding MKLAIGIIFCFLLLGVDSQRWTSFVKEAGQGAGDMWRAYSDMREANWKGADKYFHARGNYDAARRGPGGAWAAKVISDAREGIQRLTGHGAEDSRADQFANEWGRSGKDPNHFRPAGLPRKY